GGCGCTTCGTCGTGGCATGTTTGGTGCCGTTCGCCTTGCGCTCCAACCAGCTCAGGGCTTCCTCGTTGAGGCGATCTATATCGTGAAAGGTACGCGCGCGAAGAAAGTTGTTTTTCACGTATCCTACCACGTTCTCGACCCGGCCTTTGCTCTGGGGATCGGCCTTGCGGCAGAACTCAACGCTGATACCGCGTTCATCCCTGTAGCGACGAAAATCATCAGCCAGGAGATAATCGCCAAGGTTCTCACTTTTCAGAAACACCGAGTCCTGATCATAGAGAAGCTTCCCGGGGATACCCTCTATATACTTGAAGGCCTGCTCGTGAGCCTGGACGGCTGTTTTCCCGGTGAAGGGAGTTGTTTGGAAAAACACATATTTGT
This portion of the Petrimonas sulfuriphila genome encodes:
- a CDS encoding transposase, which encodes MTSVQHRCDVWTAVGAGFIFFALVLSRSRYKYVFFQTTPFTGKTAVQAHEQAFKYIEGIPGKLLYDQDSVFLKSENLGDYLLADDFRRYRDERGISVEFCRKADPQSKGRVENVVGYVKNNFLRARTFHDIDRLNEEALSWLERKANGTKHATTKRLPHDVWLIEKEHLSFFSPLTGNPPG